In Hymenobacter sublimis, a single genomic region encodes these proteins:
- a CDS encoding BLUF domain-containing protein, whose product MNHLVYMSRAVRPLSDDDLKALLEQCRRDNAQHGVTGVLFYSHGHIAQLIEGDPAIIEPLYEKISRDGRHSNVVQLVNKPIANRSFAEWSMAFHPIEQAGFDALEGFFLPHHAPPTPETMSIADALIVDLVRQAVFGPSDAAPASAQPTREAH is encoded by the coding sequence ATGAACCACCTTGTATACATGAGCCGGGCAGTCCGCCCCCTCTCCGACGACGATTTGAAGGCCCTGTTGGAGCAGTGCCGCCGCGACAACGCCCAGCACGGGGTGACGGGCGTTTTGTTTTACAGCCACGGCCACATTGCCCAGCTGATTGAAGGTGACCCGGCCATCATTGAGCCGCTGTACGAAAAGATTTCGCGCGACGGGCGCCATTCCAACGTAGTGCAGCTCGTGAACAAGCCCATTGCCAACCGCAGCTTCGCGGAGTGGTCCATGGCCTTTCACCCTATTGAGCAGGCGGGCTTTGACGCCCTGGAAGGCTTTTTCCTACCTCACCACGCGCCGCCCACGCCCGAAACCATGTCCATTGCCGATGCCCTGATTGTGGACCTCGTGCGACAGGCCGTATTCGGCCCGAGCGACGCTGCTCCGGCCTCAGCCCAACCCACCCGGGAAGCCCACTAG
- a CDS encoding YsnF/AvaK domain-containing protein has protein sequence MNQTVIGIFETAAQAQQAAQRLAAAGFSTEHVDVASSNSYNSTQGGNSNYQNNSGTAVEGAADAAGRTAEKAGDGISNFFSNLFGGDDSEDSRRYSHVARNSGSVVTVHAHSAENAERAAEILDEAGAIDVDERAGQTGYQYGNSYGATGAATTASTTETGATAQVIEENLQVGKRVEQTGGARLRSRIVERPVEASVRLREEHVNVERHAVNRPATEADFAAFKEGEIEITESAERAVVGKEARVVEEISLGKEVTEREETIRDTVRKTEVDIERLDGGTTNTDTDSTYNQQRNS, from the coding sequence ATGAACCAGACCGTAATAGGAATATTCGAAACCGCTGCCCAGGCGCAGCAAGCCGCCCAACGTCTAGCCGCCGCCGGCTTCAGCACCGAACACGTAGATGTGGCCTCGAGCAACAGCTATAACAGCACCCAAGGTGGCAATAGCAACTACCAGAACAACAGCGGCACGGCCGTAGAAGGCGCCGCCGATGCAGCCGGCCGCACGGCTGAGAAAGCCGGCGACGGTATCAGCAACTTCTTTAGCAACCTCTTTGGCGGCGACGACTCCGAGGATAGCCGCCGCTACTCGCACGTAGCCCGCAATAGCGGCTCGGTAGTAACCGTGCACGCCCACTCAGCTGAAAACGCCGAGCGCGCCGCCGAAATTCTGGACGAAGCCGGTGCTATTGACGTAGATGAGCGCGCCGGCCAGACGGGCTACCAGTACGGCAACAGCTACGGCGCTACTGGTGCCGCCACTACAGCCAGCACCACGGAAACCGGCGCTACCGCCCAGGTAATCGAGGAAAACCTGCAGGTAGGCAAGCGGGTAGAGCAAACCGGCGGAGCCCGCCTGCGCAGCCGCATTGTGGAGCGCCCCGTGGAAGCCAGTGTTCGTTTGCGGGAAGAGCACGTGAACGTGGAGCGTCACGCCGTCAACCGTCCTGCCACGGAAGCCGACTTCGCAGCCTTTAAGGAAGGCGAAATCGAAATTACGGAAAGCGCTGAGCGTGCCGTAGTTGGCAAAGAGGCCCGCGTGGTAGAAGAAATTTCGCTGGGCAAAGAAGTAACCGAGCGCGAAGAAACTATCCGCGACACCGTGCGCAAAACCGAGGTAGACATTGAGCGTCTCGACGGTGGTACTACCAACACCGACACGGACTCCACGTACAACCAGCAGCGCAATAGCTAA
- a CDS encoding ABC transporter ATP-binding protein: MSLLRVSGVSLQERERYAVHNISFTQQPFQKVAIAAETGAGKSTLLQIIAGLVQSTAGEVWLEDARVKGPAEQLMPGHPGIAYLSQQFELPKFLRVEQVLRYANKLPEAAAQRLYEVCRINHLALRRTDQLSGGERQRIALARLLLSSPKLLLLDEPFSNLDMGHKRLLKAVIQDLGDQLGITCTLISHDPLDTLSWADEILVLQEGRLVQQGPPAQVYQQPASEYVAGLFGGYNLLTGAAAKTLLAASGQSLAAGQRLLVRPEALAVAEAGPIGVAGRVTAVRFFGSYSELDVRLGKSVVTSRVTENRFGPGQLVHVRLAAEGGWVLPASS; encoded by the coding sequence ATGAGTTTGTTGCGCGTATCCGGGGTTAGTTTGCAGGAGCGGGAGCGGTACGCCGTGCACAATATCAGCTTCACGCAGCAGCCGTTTCAGAAAGTAGCCATTGCCGCCGAAACCGGGGCCGGAAAAAGTACCCTGCTGCAAATCATTGCCGGGCTGGTGCAGTCCACGGCTGGGGAAGTATGGCTGGAGGACGCGCGCGTGAAAGGCCCGGCCGAACAGCTGATGCCCGGTCACCCAGGCATTGCGTACCTGTCGCAGCAGTTTGAGCTACCTAAGTTTCTGCGCGTGGAGCAGGTGCTGCGCTACGCCAATAAGCTGCCCGAAGCGGCGGCCCAGCGCCTCTACGAGGTTTGCCGCATCAACCACCTGGCCCTGCGGCGCACCGACCAGCTTTCCGGCGGGGAACGGCAGCGCATTGCCCTGGCCCGTTTGCTGCTTTCCTCGCCCAAGCTGCTGCTCCTGGACGAACCCTTCTCCAACCTCGACATGGGCCACAAGCGCCTGCTGAAAGCCGTAATTCAGGACCTCGGCGACCAGCTTGGCATTACCTGCACGCTCATCTCCCATGATCCGCTGGATACCCTGTCCTGGGCCGATGAAATTCTGGTGCTGCAGGAGGGGCGCTTGGTGCAGCAGGGGCCGCCGGCGCAGGTGTACCAACAGCCCGCTTCAGAGTACGTAGCCGGCCTGTTTGGGGGCTACAACCTGCTTACGGGCGCGGCGGCAAAGACCCTGCTTGCCGCCTCCGGCCAGTCCCTAGCGGCGGGCCAGCGTCTGCTGGTTCGTCCGGAGGCTCTTGCAGTGGCAGAGGCCGGACCAATTGGGGTAGCGGGCCGCGTTACAGCCGTCCGGTTTTTCGGGAGCTACTCCGAGCTAGATGTTCGGTTGGGCAAGTCCGTGGTTACCAGCAGAGTTACGGAAAACCGCTTTGGACCGGGCCAGCTGGTGCACGTTAGACTGGCTGCCGAAGGGGGCTGGGTGCTACCTGCCAGCAGCTAG
- a CDS encoding DUF4136 domain-containing protein, with product MKPTLLAAFLFLLGLVSSCSSPVAVQQKPGTDFSRYRTYAWAKTDVKSADSQNPIYKSSLNDEIIQNAINSEMAKRGIRPVTGNARPDFYLTYHLYIEEAERTVANPPAANYAFPYAMSYRGRFIPINYGYWYTSPYYNTGYRTETYNEGTMILDIIDARSRNLVWRGSVADPVGNPARLGEEFAKAAKDILDKFPVEEKK from the coding sequence ATGAAACCTACCCTACTTGCAGCCTTCCTTTTCCTGCTGGGCCTCGTGAGCAGTTGCTCCTCGCCCGTGGCCGTGCAGCAGAAACCCGGCACCGATTTCAGCCGCTACCGCACTTATGCCTGGGCCAAAACCGACGTGAAGTCCGCCGACTCGCAAAACCCCATTTACAAAAGCAGCCTCAACGACGAAATCATCCAGAACGCCATCAACAGCGAAATGGCCAAGCGTGGTATCCGGCCCGTAACCGGCAACGCCCGCCCCGATTTCTACCTGACCTACCACCTCTACATTGAGGAAGCCGAGCGCACCGTAGCCAACCCTCCGGCCGCGAACTACGCCTTTCCCTACGCCATGTCGTACCGGGGCCGCTTCATCCCCATCAACTACGGCTACTGGTACACCTCGCCCTACTACAACACCGGCTACCGTACCGAAACCTACAACGAAGGCACCATGATCCTGGACATCATTGACGCGCGCAGCCGCAACCTAGTGTGGCGCGGCTCCGTGGCCGACCCCGTGGGCAACCCGGCCCGCCTCGGCGAGGAGTTTGCCAAAGCGGCCAAAGACATCCTCGATAAATTCCCGGTGGAAGAGAAGAAATAA
- a CDS encoding PAS domain-containing sensor histidine kinase, with protein sequence MREQQLQSILRHMPAGIATLLGPELRYGFVNEAMQALLGGSTPEGEPLATHLSPLEADLLEVMQQVYQSGRPYVAKAYRLPLAAFDESAPRYFDLALEPLHDENDQTLGLLLFAVDVTAQEEARQHAHELALETRRLDTRLRVLTETAPQITFTTDAAGAYEYVSPQWYYFTGQPPTADVNAIWPLLIHPDDRLRVLYQSDTARANGVGWNYEYRLRRHDGQYRWMLSRALPELHAPDKPVFWHGAVTEVHDQRELAEALRRGEAELQFLADSIPQLIWTATAEGFIDYYNQHTAEYTGRSTQDLGPTGWISLLEPREQAAAARRWVQCVGTGENYEGLYQMRRHDGQYRWHIIRARQLTDTRGPRWFGACTDVDDQHRLREVLQTQYDELARTNRDLDTFVYTASHDLKQPLFNLRGLFDELHRVATFSDPEQEVLIQMVDEALSQFEGTLQDLAATVQNQRELAAPTETLDLRSVAEEVLLGLRAQVEESEAVVELQMSQAPTLTYGRANLRSVLHNLISNALKFAHPERAPHIVVRSELSETGQPQLLVQDNGLGMNLQTEPTPAFHNFERQHPRISGAGVGLYLVQRIVDSRGGHLAVTSKVNEGTSFLVHWFE encoded by the coding sequence ATGCGCGAACAGCAGCTTCAATCCATTCTTCGGCACATGCCCGCGGGCATTGCTACCCTGCTCGGGCCGGAGCTGCGTTACGGGTTTGTGAATGAGGCCATGCAGGCGCTGCTGGGCGGCAGCACGCCCGAAGGTGAACCCCTGGCAACGCACCTGAGCCCCCTGGAGGCGGACCTGCTGGAGGTGATGCAGCAGGTGTACCAGTCGGGGCGGCCGTACGTGGCCAAAGCCTACCGCTTACCGCTAGCGGCCTTTGATGAAAGCGCCCCGCGCTACTTCGACCTGGCCCTGGAGCCCCTGCACGATGAAAACGACCAAACGCTAGGGCTGCTGCTGTTTGCCGTGGATGTGACGGCCCAGGAGGAAGCCCGGCAGCACGCCCATGAGCTGGCCCTGGAAACCCGCCGCCTCGATACTCGCCTGCGCGTGCTCACCGAAACGGCCCCCCAAATTACCTTTACCACCGATGCCGCTGGGGCATATGAGTACGTAAGCCCGCAGTGGTACTACTTTACCGGCCAGCCCCCCACGGCCGATGTCAACGCCATTTGGCCCCTACTCATTCATCCCGACGACCGGCTGCGCGTGCTTTACCAGTCGGATACTGCCCGGGCTAATGGGGTAGGCTGGAACTACGAGTACCGCCTGCGCCGCCATGACGGGCAGTACCGCTGGATGCTGAGCCGCGCCCTACCGGAGTTGCACGCCCCCGATAAGCCCGTGTTCTGGCACGGCGCCGTTACGGAGGTACACGACCAGCGCGAGCTGGCCGAAGCCTTGCGCCGGGGCGAGGCAGAGCTGCAATTTCTGGCCGATAGTATTCCTCAGCTTATCTGGACGGCTACTGCCGAAGGTTTTATCGATTACTACAACCAGCACACGGCAGAGTACACGGGTCGCTCAACCCAAGACTTGGGCCCTACTGGCTGGATATCCTTGCTGGAACCCCGCGAGCAAGCTGCCGCCGCCCGCCGCTGGGTGCAGTGCGTGGGCACGGGTGAAAACTACGAGGGCCTTTACCAGATGCGCCGCCACGACGGGCAGTACCGCTGGCACATCATCCGGGCCCGGCAACTGACTGATACCCGCGGTCCGCGCTGGTTTGGCGCTTGCACCGACGTAGATGACCAGCACCGCCTGCGCGAGGTACTGCAAACCCAGTACGACGAGCTGGCCCGCACCAACCGCGACCTGGACACCTTTGTGTACACGGCTTCCCACGACCTCAAGCAGCCCTTGTTTAACCTGCGCGGCCTCTTTGACGAGCTGCACCGCGTGGCTACCTTCTCCGACCCCGAGCAGGAAGTTCTAATTCAGATGGTGGACGAGGCCCTGAGCCAATTTGAAGGCACCCTGCAGGATTTGGCCGCCACGGTTCAGAACCAGCGCGAATTGGCCGCCCCCACCGAAACGCTGGACTTGCGCAGCGTAGCCGAAGAAGTGCTGCTGGGCCTGCGCGCCCAGGTAGAGGAATCAGAAGCAGTGGTGGAACTGCAGATGAGCCAGGCGCCTACCCTTACCTACGGGCGCGCTAACCTGCGCTCCGTGCTTCATAACCTGATCAGCAACGCCCTGAAGTTTGCGCATCCTGAGCGTGCCCCGCACATCGTGGTGCGCAGTGAGCTGTCGGAAACTGGCCAGCCCCAACTGCTTGTGCAAGACAACGGCTTGGGCATGAACCTGCAGACCGAGCCAACCCCAGCGTTTCACAACTTTGAGCGCCAACATCCGCGCATATCGGGAGCGGGCGTGGGCTTATACCTAGTGCAGCGGATCGTGGACAGCCGGGGTGGCCACCTGGCCGTAACCAGCAAGGTAAATGAAGGCACCAGCTTCCTGGTGCACTGGTTTGAGTAG
- a CDS encoding DUF2141 domain-containing protein: MAITQDTNNNDKLDKNFMGIPTEPFAFSNNVRPRLAPPDFNDCKFTVSGAGKVVSIALTK; the protein is encoded by the coding sequence GTGGCCATTACCCAGGATACCAACAACAACGATAAGCTGGATAAGAACTTCATGGGCATTCCTACCGAGCCCTTTGCCTTTTCCAACAACGTGCGCCCCCGCCTGGCCCCGCCCGATTTCAACGACTGCAAGTTCACCGTCAGCGGTGCGGGTAAGGTGGTCAGCATTGCCCTGACCAAGTAA
- a CDS encoding YsnF/AvaK domain-containing protein yields MNTSSTPTPESTSRLTEPVAGAPLVIPIIEEHAVVGREVVETGRVRLSKTVEEHEEALNFTLLHDEVQVERVPINQYVTDGATLPGVRYEGDTMIIPVVREVVVKRMLVVEELHITKHQVPTQESHRVVLRQEAVHVTREPGPGAATPPPTTSLPAS; encoded by the coding sequence ATGAACACGAGCTCCACTCCCACCCCTGAATCTACTTCCCGGCTGACTGAACCGGTTGCCGGCGCCCCCTTGGTAATTCCCATTATTGAGGAACACGCCGTGGTAGGGCGCGAGGTAGTGGAAACAGGCCGCGTGCGCCTTTCAAAAACAGTAGAGGAGCACGAGGAAGCCCTAAACTTCACGCTGCTGCACGACGAGGTGCAGGTAGAGCGGGTGCCCATCAACCAGTACGTAACCGACGGCGCTACCCTGCCCGGCGTGCGCTACGAAGGCGACACCATGATTATTCCGGTGGTGCGCGAGGTAGTCGTAAAGCGCATGCTAGTGGTAGAAGAACTGCACATTACCAAGCACCAAGTGCCTACCCAGGAAAGCCACCGCGTAGTGCTGCGCCAAGAAGCGGTACACGTTACCCGTGAGCCGGGCCCGGGCGCTGCTACCCCTCCTCCAACTACATCATTACCTGCCTCTTAA
- a CDS encoding DsbA family oxidoreductase — MKIEIWSDIVCPFCYIGKRRLEKALATFPHANTVEIQWRSFELDPEAKPEPTTSLYQRLAAKYGNTEAWARQMSANMTQMAAQEGLAFDFDRAVPANTFRAHRLVHLAAQHGQQDAAKERLFKAYLEEGQDINDTVTLSRLASELGLPTAEVEQVLASEQFAQDVRHDEYQARQIGVRGVPYFVFDDKYAVSGAQPTELFQEVLEKVWEESRPQPVQLAGSDGAACGLDGSNC, encoded by the coding sequence ATGAAAATAGAAATCTGGTCCGACATTGTGTGCCCATTCTGCTACATTGGCAAGCGGCGGCTGGAAAAAGCGCTGGCAACGTTTCCCCACGCCAACACCGTAGAAATTCAGTGGCGCAGCTTCGAACTGGACCCGGAAGCCAAGCCCGAACCCACCACGAGCCTGTACCAGCGCCTGGCCGCCAAGTATGGCAATACTGAGGCGTGGGCCCGCCAAATGAGTGCCAACATGACCCAAATGGCAGCTCAGGAAGGCTTGGCCTTCGACTTCGACCGGGCCGTACCGGCCAACACGTTCCGGGCTCACCGCCTGGTGCATCTGGCCGCCCAGCACGGCCAGCAGGATGCCGCCAAGGAGCGTCTGTTTAAAGCCTACCTCGAAGAAGGCCAGGACATCAACGACACGGTCACGCTCAGTCGTTTAGCCTCAGAATTGGGGCTGCCCACCGCTGAGGTAGAGCAGGTGCTGGCTTCCGAACAGTTTGCCCAGGACGTGCGCCACGATGAGTACCAGGCCCGCCAGATTGGCGTGCGCGGGGTACCCTACTTTGTCTTCGATGATAAGTACGCCGTATCGGGTGCCCAGCCCACCGAGCTGTTTCAGGAAGTGCTGGAGAAAGTGTGGGAAGAATCGCGCCCGCAGCCGGTGCAGCTCGCCGGCTCTGACGGGGCCGCTTGTGGCCTCGACGGCAGCAACTGCTAG
- a CDS encoding alpha/beta fold hydrolase, with protein MPVPLPLVVSDFTLPFADHYLRCRTLRQPAATPASRPWLVFLHDSLGSIQLWRELPAQLAVALGCHALIYDRRGYGESAPFGPEPRTPAYLEEEALSVPAVLAACGISRAVLLGHSDGGTLALLVAAAEPALVAAAITIGAHVFVEEETVRGIRAATQQYATTELPQRLARYHGANTEGLFRAWTDTWLAPGFRSWNIEHYLPRVQCPLLVVQGTADEYGTPAQVTAIAGQVAGPVRTALLPGLGHTPHRQAPELVTELVVGFVRELVPDA; from the coding sequence ATGCCCGTGCCGCTTCCGCTTGTTGTTTCCGATTTCACTCTTCCTTTCGCCGACCATTACCTACGCTGCCGCACCTTGCGCCAACCTGCCGCCACCCCTGCCTCGCGGCCCTGGCTGGTGTTTCTGCATGATTCGCTGGGTAGTATTCAGTTATGGCGCGAGCTGCCGGCTCAGCTGGCGGTAGCTCTGGGCTGCCACGCCCTCATCTACGACCGGCGCGGCTACGGCGAGTCGGCGCCGTTTGGCCCGGAGCCACGCACCCCGGCCTACCTGGAGGAAGAGGCGCTAAGCGTTCCGGCCGTGTTGGCTGCTTGCGGCATTAGCCGGGCCGTGCTGCTGGGCCATTCCGACGGCGGGACGCTGGCCCTGCTGGTAGCCGCGGCCGAGCCTGCGCTGGTTGCGGCGGCCATTACGATAGGGGCCCACGTTTTTGTGGAAGAAGAAACCGTGCGCGGCATCCGGGCAGCTACGCAACAGTACGCCACCACTGAGCTGCCCCAGCGCCTGGCCCGCTACCACGGCGCCAACACCGAAGGCCTGTTCCGGGCCTGGACCGACACCTGGCTGGCCCCCGGTTTTCGCTCCTGGAACATTGAGCACTACCTGCCCCGCGTGCAGTGCCCGCTGCTCGTGGTGCAGGGCACCGCCGATGAGTACGGGACGCCCGCGCAGGTAACTGCCATTGCCGGGCAGGTAGCCGGGCCGGTGCGCACGGCCCTCTTGCCCGGTCTCGGCCACACGCCCCACCGCCAGGCCCCGGAACTGGTAACAGAATTGGTTGTTGGCTTTGTGCGCGAGTTGGTGCCGGACGCCTGA
- a CDS encoding YdeI/OmpD-associated family protein, producing the protein MLLHSFDAYLEAGGPSFMPTQVVVVPPLVLEALGGKSTKRVLGTLNGYPVRLSLLPQTGGGRYLMLNKDLCQAAGVQVGQHVRLSLAPDPDPDRVDLPEELAEAFAAWPEAETHFARLSGSMRRAVAQHISTGRQAETRARRAVEMTERLARGAHPFRKD; encoded by the coding sequence ATGCTTCTGCACTCTTTCGACGCGTACTTGGAGGCTGGGGGGCCCAGCTTCATGCCTACCCAAGTAGTAGTGGTACCCCCTCTGGTGCTGGAAGCCCTGGGCGGCAAAAGCACCAAGCGGGTGCTGGGCACTCTGAATGGCTACCCCGTGCGGCTGAGCCTGCTTCCCCAAACCGGCGGGGGCCGCTACCTTATGCTCAACAAAGACCTGTGCCAAGCTGCCGGGGTGCAGGTAGGGCAGCACGTGCGGCTAAGTTTGGCGCCCGACCCCGACCCGGACCGCGTAGATTTGCCCGAAGAGCTGGCCGAAGCCTTTGCCGCCTGGCCCGAGGCGGAAACCCACTTTGCGCGGCTCTCCGGGAGCATGCGCCGGGCCGTAGCCCAGCACATCAGCACGGGGCGGCAGGCGGAAACCCGGGCCCGCCGGGCCGTGGAAATGACGGAGCGCCTGGCCCGCGGGGCCCATCCTTTCCGCAAAGATTAG
- a CDS encoding aldo/keto reductase produces the protein MEYTELGNSGVRVSRITFGSWAAGGWMWGGTEQNDAVGAIRASFELGVTSIDTAPIYGQGLSEEIVGEAIKTLPRDQVQILTKFGMRWDEQKGDFGFKSKNNQGQDIDVYKYAAPASIIRECEDSLRRLGTDYIDLYQIHWPDKTTPIADTMEAVQRLIEQGKVRAAGVSNYSVAQMQEAEQVVNLASNQVPYSMVRRDIEKDVVPYCLQHNKAILAYSPMQLGLLTGKIKPGQHFDASDLRATHPLFKPEFVTRVNGFLDKIRPMAEGKNATLGQLVLRWTLAQPGISVALVGARNAEQAVQNAHAIDVQLSPQEIDFITQQLEQLQQQPA, from the coding sequence ATGGAATACACTGAATTAGGCAACTCCGGAGTCCGGGTTTCGCGCATTACGTTTGGCAGCTGGGCGGCCGGCGGCTGGATGTGGGGCGGCACGGAACAGAACGACGCCGTGGGCGCCATCCGGGCCTCCTTTGAGCTGGGCGTAACCAGCATCGACACGGCTCCTATTTACGGGCAGGGACTGAGCGAGGAAATCGTGGGCGAAGCCATCAAAACCCTACCCCGCGACCAGGTCCAGATCCTGACCAAGTTTGGCATGCGCTGGGACGAGCAGAAGGGCGACTTCGGCTTCAAAAGCAAGAACAACCAGGGCCAGGACATTGACGTGTACAAGTACGCGGCCCCGGCCAGCATCATTCGGGAGTGCGAGGACAGCCTGCGCCGCCTCGGCACCGACTATATTGACCTCTACCAGATTCACTGGCCCGATAAAACCACGCCCATTGCCGACACCATGGAGGCCGTGCAGCGCCTGATTGAGCAGGGCAAGGTGCGCGCCGCGGGCGTGAGCAACTATTCCGTGGCTCAAATGCAGGAGGCCGAGCAGGTAGTAAACCTGGCCTCGAACCAGGTGCCCTACAGCATGGTGCGCCGTGATATTGAGAAGGATGTGGTGCCCTACTGCCTGCAGCACAACAAGGCCATTCTGGCTTATAGCCCTATGCAGCTAGGTTTGCTAACGGGCAAAATCAAGCCCGGTCAGCACTTCGATGCCAGCGACCTGCGCGCCACGCACCCGCTGTTCAAGCCGGAATTTGTAACCCGCGTGAATGGCTTCCTGGACAAAATCCGGCCGATGGCGGAAGGCAAAAACGCTACCTTGGGTCAGCTGGTTCTGCGCTGGACGCTGGCGCAGCCTGGCATTTCGGTGGCACTAGTAGGCGCCCGCAACGCCGAGCAGGCCGTGCAGAATGCCCACGCTATTGATGTGCAGCTTTCGCCCCAGGAAATAGACTTCATTACCCAGCAGTTGGAGCAGTTGCAGCAGCAACCAGCCTAA
- a CDS encoding META domain-containing protein codes for MRRVLPLAFFLSSALLTGCAKDTEPMPAPVYLLDQRWVLTGIEGHAPSQQSGSSATDLFLSSVDSRNSGQAPCNRYGGKYQLTAGTAQLTFGDQFSTYAACADQNQEARYFQLLPQVRRYVISNGELSLYDAEHAQPLLVYKAAE; via the coding sequence ATGCGGCGCGTTCTACCCCTGGCTTTCTTTCTGAGTAGTGCACTGCTGACTGGCTGCGCCAAAGACACGGAGCCCATGCCCGCGCCGGTGTACCTGCTGGATCAGCGCTGGGTACTCACGGGCATTGAGGGGCACGCGCCCAGCCAGCAGTCCGGCAGCAGCGCCACCGATCTGTTCCTGAGCTCCGTGGATAGCCGGAATTCGGGGCAGGCGCCCTGTAACCGATACGGCGGCAAATACCAGCTAACGGCCGGCACGGCTCAGCTTACTTTCGGGGACCAGTTCTCAACCTACGCTGCCTGCGCCGACCAAAACCAGGAGGCGCGTTACTTCCAGCTGCTACCCCAGGTGAGGCGCTACGTCATCAGCAACGGGGAGCTTTCCCTGTATGATGCCGAGCACGCCCAACCCCTGCTGGTGTATAAGGCAGCCGAATAG
- a CDS encoding response regulator, with protein MTRLASVLLVDDDATTNFLNELLLRKLNVADKLLVALNGQEALELLHHHCQSATPTCPVLIFLDINMPVMDGFEFLNAYQQLAWMQQRHVIIVLLTTSMHSRDVAQAERLPVADYVSKPLNQEKVTSILRQHFPLASPEA; from the coding sequence ATGACCAGGCTTGCCAGTGTGCTATTAGTTGATGACGATGCAACTACTAATTTTCTGAATGAACTCCTGCTCCGAAAACTTAATGTGGCGGATAAACTTCTGGTGGCCCTCAACGGCCAGGAAGCCCTGGAGCTGCTACACCACCACTGCCAGAGCGCTACTCCCACCTGCCCGGTCCTGATTTTTCTGGACATCAACATGCCCGTTATGGATGGCTTTGAGTTTCTGAATGCCTACCAGCAGCTGGCTTGGATGCAGCAGCGCCACGTTATCATTGTGCTACTCACTACCTCCATGCACTCCCGCGACGTGGCCCAGGCCGAGCGCTTGCCCGTAGCCGACTACGTCAGCAAGCCGCTAAACCAGGAGAAAGTCACGTCCATCCTGCGGCAGCACTTCCCCCTGGCCAGTCCGGAGGCGTAA
- a CDS encoding META domain-containing protein, translating into MRTAFLVACVASLGMLGSCQDKESSGKPALTGTRWMLVQVEDTPLSISSYSDTYRSYLQFTENNRTEGLGPCNSFGGTYTLGASGGTLRISEQAATRINCAALGIETLYLNALPRTVSYEVKDRELRLFDASNSLKPLLLFRAAE; encoded by the coding sequence ATGCGTACAGCTTTTCTCGTAGCGTGTGTAGCCAGTCTGGGTATGCTCGGCAGTTGTCAGGACAAGGAAAGCAGCGGTAAGCCTGCCCTGACGGGCACCCGCTGGATGCTGGTGCAGGTGGAGGACACTCCCCTGTCCATCTCCAGCTACTCCGACACGTACCGCTCCTACCTACAATTCACTGAGAATAACCGCACTGAGGGTCTAGGGCCGTGCAATTCCTTTGGCGGAACTTATACCCTGGGCGCTTCGGGAGGTACGTTGCGTATCAGTGAGCAGGCCGCTACCAGAATCAACTGCGCGGCGTTGGGCATAGAAACGCTGTATCTGAACGCGCTGCCCCGTACGGTAAGCTACGAAGTCAAAGACCGGGAGCTACGCCTTTTTGATGCGAGCAACTCCTTGAAACCCCTGCTGCTGTTCAGGGCCGCTGAATAA